The window AATTGACGCTTTAAAACAAGAAGCTTTAGCAAAAGTAAGTGATGCGAATAATCTAGAGGATTTGAATCAAGTTCGTGTAGCCTATCTAGGGAAAAAAGGACCTTTAACAGAGGTTTTAAGAGGTATGAAAGATCTATCAGCTGAAGAACGTCCTAAAGTTGGGGCTTTAGCTAATGTAGTTCGTGATGAAATTACAGCTGAACTAGAAGCGAAAAAAACAATTTTAGAAATGGAAAAAATGAATCAAGCATTAGCTGCAGAAGCCTTAGATGTGACTTTACCAGGAAAATCTGTTGCAGTGGGGCAACCACATGTCTTAACTCAGATTATTGAAGAAATTGAAGATTTATTTCTTGGAATGGGGTATTCAATTATTGAAGGTCCAGAAGTTGAGGAAGATCGTTACAACTTTGAAATGATGAACTTGCCAAAAGATCATCCAGCTCGGGATATGCAAGATACCTTTTACATCACAGAGGAAGTTCTACTAAGAACTCATACGTCACCTGTTCAAGCCCGTACAATGGAAAAACATGATTTTACAAAAGGACCTTTACGTATGATTAGTCCGGGACGAGTATATCGTCGTGATAGCGATGATGCGACACACTCACATCAATTCCATCAAATTGAAGGACTTGTTGTAGATGAGCATATTACGATGGGGGATTTAAAAGGAACCTTAGAAGTATTTGCGAAGCAATTGTTTGGTGAAGATCGTGAAATCCGTTTACGTCCTAGTTATTTCCCATTTACAGAACCATCGGTTGAGGTTGACGTGAGTTGCTTTAAATGTGGTGGAGCAGGTTGTAACGTCTGTAAACATACAGGTTGGATTGAGATTTTAGGTGCAGGTATTGTGCATCCAAATGTCTTGAAAATGGCTGGCATTGATGCCTCTAAATACAGTGGCTTTGCCTTTGGATTAGGACCTGACCGTGTAGCAATGCTGAAATACGGCATTGATGATATTCGTCATTTCTATCAAAATGATGTACGTTTCTTAAATCAATTCAAGGTAAAGGAGTAGACGAAAAATGAATGTATCTTATCAATGGTTAAAAGAATATTTAAATTTAGATGAAATTACGCCAGAAGTGTTAGCAGATAAAATGTCTCGGACTGGGATTGAGGTTGAAGATGTTTTCTTTGGCGAAACAGGTTTGAAAAAAATCGTCGTGGGACACACACTATCTGTCATTGATCATCCAGATTCTGATCATTTGCATATTTGCCAAGTAGATATTGGTGAAGATGAGCCGACTCAAATCGTCTGCGGAGCGCCTAATATTGCTGCTAATCAAAAGATTATCGTAGCCTTACCAGGAGCTCGAATTGCGGGGAATGCTAAAATTAAGAAAAGTAAAATGCGTGGTGAAGTATCAAATGGGATGATTTGTTCTTTACAAGAGCTTGCTTTTTCTGAAAGTGTAGTACCTAAAAAATATGCAGAGGGAATCTATATCTTACCAGAAAATGCAGTTCCTGGTGAGAGTGTATTCCCAATCTTAGCAATGGATGATGCAATCTTAGATTTATCCATTACCCCTAACCGAGCGGATGCCTTGAGTATGCGTGGGGTTGCTTATGAAGTGGGAGCTATTTATGATTTAGTACCTCAGTTTAAGACAATTGAATTGAAGGAAGATGCAACTGAAACTGTTGCTGATTATATTAAAGTAGCCGTTGCAGATACAGAAGATGCTCCTAGCTATACGATTCGTGTAATTAAAGATGTAACGATTGGGGAAAGTCCATTATGGTTACAAACTAAATTAATGAATGCTGGAATTCGTCCAATTAACAATGTAGTAGATAGTACAAACTATATCTTGCTTGAATATGGTCAACCACTACATGCTTTTGACTATGATCGTATTGGCAGTCAAGAAATTGTTGTTCGTCGGGGAACAGATGAAACATTAGTCACTCTTGATGGTGCTGAACAAACGGTTACCGCAGATGATATTGTGATTACAAATGGTACAAAACCAATTGCTTTGGCTGGTGTGATGGGTGGATTAGACTCAGAAATTATCGATACTACCGTAACGGTTGCATTAGAATCAGCAGTATTTGATCCAACTTCAATTCGTAGAACAGCGAAGAAATTCAACCTACGTAGTGAATCAAGCTCACGTTTTGAAAAAGGCATTAATCATGGAACCATTCTTGAAGCGAGTGATCATGCGGCAAGCTTAATTGCCGAACTTGCTGGTGGAACAATTGTGACAGGTATTGCTTCTCAAAGTACGTTGAAAGCTCATGATGTTGCGTTAACAATTACCTTAGACCGCATTAATCGTTCGTTGGGAACAGAAATTTCAAGTAGAGAAGTTGTCGCTATTTTCCAACGTTTAGGCTTTGGCGTTCATCATACAGCTGGATTATTTGAAG is drawn from Carnobacterium gallinarum DSM 4847 and contains these coding sequences:
- the pheS gene encoding phenylalanine--tRNA ligase subunit alpha, which produces MDLKAKIDALKQEALAKVSDANNLEDLNQVRVAYLGKKGPLTEVLRGMKDLSAEERPKVGALANVVRDEITAELEAKKTILEMEKMNQALAAEALDVTLPGKSVAVGQPHVLTQIIEEIEDLFLGMGYSIIEGPEVEEDRYNFEMMNLPKDHPARDMQDTFYITEEVLLRTHTSPVQARTMEKHDFTKGPLRMISPGRVYRRDSDDATHSHQFHQIEGLVVDEHITMGDLKGTLEVFAKQLFGEDREIRLRPSYFPFTEPSVEVDVSCFKCGGAGCNVCKHTGWIEILGAGIVHPNVLKMAGIDASKYSGFAFGLGPDRVAMLKYGIDDIRHFYQNDVRFLNQFKVKE
- the pheT gene encoding phenylalanine--tRNA ligase subunit beta — protein: MNVSYQWLKEYLNLDEITPEVLADKMSRTGIEVEDVFFGETGLKKIVVGHTLSVIDHPDSDHLHICQVDIGEDEPTQIVCGAPNIAANQKIIVALPGARIAGNAKIKKSKMRGEVSNGMICSLQELAFSESVVPKKYAEGIYILPENAVPGESVFPILAMDDAILDLSITPNRADALSMRGVAYEVGAIYDLVPQFKTIELKEDATETVADYIKVAVADTEDAPSYTIRVIKDVTIGESPLWLQTKLMNAGIRPINNVVDSTNYILLEYGQPLHAFDYDRIGSQEIVVRRGTDETLVTLDGAEQTVTADDIVITNGTKPIALAGVMGGLDSEIIDTTVTVALESAVFDPTSIRRTAKKFNLRSESSSRFEKGINHGTILEASDHAASLIAELAGGTIVTGIASQSTLKAHDVALTITLDRINRSLGTEISSREVVAIFQRLGFGVHHTAGLFEVVIPPRRWDISIEADLIEEVARIYGYDRLPSTLPTGRTTIGRLNPKQELVRHTRHYLEGAGLSQAISYVLTTTEKAQQFMLTNSQPTLLDMPMTEDRSTLRMNLLSGLLDDVHYNVARKNQDVALYEVGRVFYQQEGQVLPLEEEHLAGVLTGLAVQNDWHSNGESVDFFTLKGIIEGLLETYGFTAEITYQAVATRDGMHPGRTAAILIGEEEIGYLGQIHPLRAKEYDLKETYGFEINLQKVIDADKVPTIYQTIPKYPGMTRDSALLVDETVTNQELTQLIMAKGGNYLVDVHLFDIYNGDKIEAGKKSMAYKLTYLNPNATLVEEEVTKAFEKVTNALIETFNVVIR